The sequence cagaaacaaaccctggaatggatgtatgtactgtatgtactccTTCATTCACCCAATCTACAGTAAAGTCGCCAATGAACCTATCGCAGACATATTTGGGATATgtgagaaagacagacagacacaagggtTATGCACCCCCCCTTCATATAAACACTTGACGGTATTTTGTCAAgatcaacattttttgaaaagggCAACTCATTTCAGCCCAACATACAAAGTGCTGCCCAATCTCTTTCATCACTGAGGGTCTGTATAACCACAGAGGAAAACATTGGTGGGGGGTGGGCTGTGCTTCTCATCAAAAATGACAGGCAGGCAACAGCTAGTCATCTGGAGTCccatttaaaaatagcagcaggcACAGGAACAGAGaacgagagagagggagagagaattgGCAGGGCCTGCGTGATGGCTGCAGCTTGTGGTCAGTTTATGGAGTTTCACCAAATTCATGGAGCCAATGTGAAGATTGAAAAGATGGGCACTCGTGCCACCCGAGTACAGAGCTTTGccgatggaatctgctttagcaAGTGCCCCTTGGCTCCTGGGGAAATCTTTCTGGTGGAGATTGAGGATAAGGAGCTAGGCTGGTGTGGTCACTTACGAATGGGACTAACTAGTCATGATCCCAGAGCTTTGGAGGCAGTTCCAGAGTACTCTCTCCCAGATTTAGTAAGCATGGGACAGAGCTGGATCTTTGCCATCACCAGAAATCATAACAGGGTGCTTTCAGAAGATGATGGTGAGGATCTGAGTCCTTCAGCTATCCACAGTTCTAAAAGCTTCTTCACAGATGCCTACCTTCACGTGGATAACATACGAATTCCTCGGGACAAGCTGGTGGGGCGCAGTCGGCCTGGAAGATTTAGCCACATCCTGGATGACCTCTACAAAAGCAATACGTTACCGCCAACTGCCCGCAGGAGTAGGATTGGGGTAATGTATGTTCCCAAAGGGCAGGAGACTGCGGACATGCACATTATAATCAATGGGGAAGACATGGGGGCGAGCGCCAAGGGAATTCCTACCAAGGAGCCACTTTATGCTGTAGTGGATGTGTTTGCAGCAACCAAAAGTGTGGGCATCATTCAGGTGGAGTATGGCTGTGAGTATCCTATCTGCCTTGTGGTGGGGGGTGTTTGTGTTCAGTTGATGTCTCATCCGTCCCTCTCTTTGTAAATTTACCCAGGATCTTATAAGGTATTGATTGCACCCAGctcatacaataaaattaaatagaagTTTTGTTCATTCAAGCAAATGTTACCCTTCCTGATGTCCTGTATAATATAACAGTCTctaattctttttaatttcagttcCCTCACTGCAGACCCTCTGTCGACAGACCATCCAAAAACATATTGTGCACCGCATGGCAATCGACTGGTTGGATCTGCCTGAACTGCTGAAGCATGTGTGCAAATACGAGTGACTGAAGGTACCTAGCACATGGCGTGCCTATAAAAGGCTGAGTGATATGCACTGGCCACCAGGGAGAGATTCTGCTTGAGCTAATAGTGGTGCACAATCTGGATGGGTTAATGACTAGAAATGAGTACCAAGTGACATTCCACGCTCTTTCTCATTCATATCTGCATTGTGCCCTTCTTTCTTCACTTCTTTCACCTCTATTGTGAGGTTGTCCCTCCTTCTAAAATGTGGGATTGTCCTAGTGTCTgctgatggatttttttttggaaacaaacCTGACCAGTCTTTTTCTTTTGAAGGATAACACggatgtgttgtgaagaggacaCACTTGACCTCACATGACTGGCTGTTTTTATGGCTTAACTTTTCCTAGGCATTAATAAATATCAGTCTGTGTAAAATGATGAAGTTACTGCCTCTGTAGATTCCCACCTCAAGCTGACCAGACAACACTGCTGGCTTACAAAACATTATTATCCTAAAATAGCTTTTGCTTTATATTGGACTTTTCTAGTCACAATTTCAACAGGTCGGGTACAATCTTATACATTTAcatcatattttacatttacatttacctttatttacagtaattaggAGACAATAAGCGACTTGCAAAAGAGCTCAACATACGCGAGCAGACATCAGTCTGGGGCACTGCTTGGGTGCAAATGTTACAGggcaagggtacaaaattgatcaccgtaagtgaagagctcagaacaaaatacaatttgGTTTCAAAATCCTAAGAGTTAATGTCAGTTAGACAGAAGATCACCAAACAAGAGAATCTTCAAACTctaaaacacattgagggagtcggAAGTTCAAACAGTTGTGGGCAGCTTGCTCCACCAGCTAGGagatacacatgaaaagagtcttaATGTAGATTTAACCCCATTCAgagatggcatcaccagacaccattcatAAGCAGATGTGAGTTGTTGAGAAGGAGCATTGAACCTCACAAGtgccttcatatatatataagtgctgaTCCATTGACTAATctataggcaagcatcaaggattcaAACTTAATACATGGCTCTACATGGacccaatgtagtgatctgaagaatGAAGTGATGTGTGCCcaccttggctggttgaacaccagatgtgctgATGCATACTGAATAATCTACAGTGGTTTAGTCACCAGGGGTTGTGCTGCCCGCTCCTTCAGGTATGGTCTAATCTTGAAGATATTGTATAGAGTGAGTCTGCAAGATCAAGAGACTATAGCAACATGATCCCTGAAGGATAGCTGGTCATCGATCCTCACACCAAGGTTCAGACTTGGTGGGTGTTTGTGATAATGAGTCAAGCTGAACTGAGATGGGGTACTGGACAGACAGATGAGCTGAGATAACAAGAAGGTTGAGCTGGGGATGGTACTCCTTCACCTACAGTAGGTTGctatatcagtgagacatgcagagatccTAGCTCATACCATGTGGTTCTTTGTAGGGAACTACAAGTACAGCTGCGTGTAATCAAGAAAAACCATGGGACAATTAAATTGGGTCACCCTGACTTTTAGGAGATGacagtacatttttaataaactgggCCAATTTATTCCACACTCGTTAGCACATTTCTTGATTTTCACATTTAGATTCACTTTGTGGGTTAATCTGGGTcagtacatattttaatatagCTTTGTAAATTAGCCAtcattagttattttttattggAAATGCCAAACATGCATCAATTGACTTGATTCTTGTGCATCACAGCACGTTCTACACTGGATTTTGAAGGTTATGAGTTATAGCTATGTCTACTTTGTAGAAAGCCAGATGTGAAGCAATTTTCTGTCTGCTGTTTATTCTATTATTAAGTTGAAGTATTTCAAGCTCAAGTATCCAAGTGGTTAGCATTGTTCTTTCACAGGTCTAAATCCTGGATTCACTCTGTGTGTGGTGTTTGtacattctcctcatgtctacCTTAGTTTTTCTCTCATGGCACTAGTGTGTTGAACATGGATTagacatgcaagtatgaatttctcCATACTTTGTACAGGTGACTATActactacatcccaaagatgcatgTTTAGGTAACTGGCTGGACTAAATCAGCTGAATGTGAGAGCCTTGGGGATGTGTGGGTAAGTGTGTGGGTCCCAAAAATCAGTTGGCACCCTATGCAGGGCTTGTCCCTGCCTTGCCCACAGTGTTGCCTACCACTTCAAAAAGGTTGAGTGTTAGATGGTAGATATGTGAATTTAAACTGGAGgtacttaataataattataataagttaatttcatacattcaaggacactttacaattcaataaacacattaacaagacaatagaaattacatacaagaaaatgaataatactcattgaagagatgtgtttttaacaggattttgaaatgaataatagatttttcctcaagAAGGATTACTTCTTATCACTCAACCCAAGGTTGGTTCCTGTCAAGTGTCGAATGCTCCTAGGATAGGCTTTCAAACTTCTCAGCTAATGGCAGATGGATGTTTCTGTCATTTGTGCCAACTCTGTCCATGGGCTTGCTGTATTGCACAGAGGGTACGTGTCTGCTTTTTGGAGTATTTTTGTCCCATTTACTGTTGATTCAGGTCTTGTGTTTTGCATTGCTAACATAAGCTGTAGTTTCCATAGCTCAGGAGAGAAAAGAACTGCTAAAGAAAATGCATAGAGGGATGGCTGTGACTCTAGAACCCAATAAATACAGATTTTGAAATAGCAATGTTGCAGATagtattccacccaaaaatgacatttttatatgttaccccATGTGATTTGTAATGATAgccagaaaaaaaatctcatgtttttattgataacgaagataaaaaaaaacgtacAGTATGATATAATGGAAGTCAATAGTGGCCAGTGCTGTATATCAGCAAGCAATATGGGAAATGTCcataaaaatacagttttctgTTCACAACATGGAAAGCACACACAATTTTTTGCTAAATATTGTTTAAGCAACACTTCAGGAAAAACCAGcaaacatcataaacaggaagcaTATTTATATAATgctgagcttttgaattgaaagtccacctctccccctcattcattggctaagagtcctgtcttcattaCATGACTGCGGtttctgtttatgatgtgtgctgTTTTTTTCCCTAAGTATCTAGTAATTTTGTAACCAAAAAATGCAGATGTAGTGCACGTTGTGAGCAACTGCTTAACTGAAAAGTGAGATTTTTCATAtcgtttgccattgtacagcagtGTTCAACATTGGTCTCCATTACTGTTTATCACACTTGTTTATCTTCATTCTCCACAAAagcatgaaattaaaaattttgcttTGCCATCACCACAAAACACATAAGGTAAGTAGCATAAAATAATACCATTTTTTGGAAGGATATTGTTTATTGGatgacctccaccacatttgggTTGCAATTATTGAACTTTTTGCATTATACTAAGCTTAAAGATTATGATTCAATAAGTACAAAAACAACGCAATCAAATACAAACAGTCAATGCAAACTCTCCTAAAGAATAATGTTAGGAATTACAAAAATTACAATCAGTACCCCCACCCCTAAAGTTCAGAAAGCCAAATGAACAAAAGGCCCCTTATGAAGCAGTTCCTCACACacttcaaaaatcaaaagaagagcagaactgaGGCAGAGGCTCAGCAGACAATTTTAGATTTAATGAATTCCTGCCAAGTCCTGAAAACAGCTTTGCAGGGTTCCTTGTAGgaaaatttgcattttcttttagataataataataataataaatcacttTCCCATTAAGTTATAGAAAGTGGATTTGGATTTTTccatttgagcaaaataagtctgcatgtgAGCAAAATAATATCAGAGACCACAAAAGAAGTATTGCAGTATAATCTTATCCCATCTCTTATTATTCCAAATAATGCTATTAGGAGATTTGGGGAGATTGTAAAACCAAAACCTTATGGCTAATAAGTGAGTATTCACTACAAAAACAGAGTGTGTGCCGACATCGTTAACAATAAAGATTCCGTTCCTGATAGATTTAACTTTGAGAGGTGTGTGTGATGTCCAATTTTAAGATCAATAGGCTATATGCGCAAGGTAGTGCCGACTGACGTACTTTCGAGGAAATCTCGGCCAGCTCGGTCGCTTCTGTTGTCCATACTGCAGTcgtgatttttgtttagtggtgAGAATATCAGAGAAAAAAGAAGTTTATGTTTTAGCGTACAAACAGCTCTGTAGCTGAATATTGTTGTGAACCTTTATGTCGAGCTTCCAGTAAGTAGGTACTTTGTTTTTCCAGTGTAGAAACAATCTAAATGGATCACCGCTATTTGAAAAGAGAGCTTTACAATTAGTCCCCATACCTGTATTTGTTGTTAAAAAAAGAGGATTTTCGTGAGCCATGGGTCTGAGACAAGGTGGCGACTGTTGAAGAACGGAGCAGTTctttaaaacttttgactttttcAAGGCTGATATATTTTGTAAGAAGTCACATCCCGCCTAAACCACGTTTCATTCTTACTGTAATCTAACTAGCCTAGTTTGTTGGAAAACCCGCACATCTGTCAAACCTGACTGCAACTGAGTCAGCGTCTCACTCATTCTCCTGCACAGTGCGACGTTCACTCGCTCTTTCTCTATCTCTGTTCTTACTCAAGGCTGTCACCTTTATTTTGGGATCCTTCGGGTACCACACACCTAATTCTCAGGGTGACTTTTTCTTCCAGACCTCAAATTTAACAAACAAGTTAACTCGGTTGTCAAAGCAGCTTTTCCATCTTATAATAATCTCTAAGATTTAAGTCAATATGataattttcttatttaaagaAAGTGATCCATGCATTTATATCTTCTCATTTAGATTATTCTAACATTTTGTGTATGGCATTAGCTGATGATCGTCTTCAGTTAGCATGGATTCCTGCGACAAGATTATTAATCATATCACTCCAGTTTTAGCTTCCCTTCATTGGCACCCGGTTTGGTTTAGGGTTCATTTTAAAGTACTACTCTtcgtttttaaacttttaaatgacTTGGCTCCAACTCCGCCACCATGCAGGTTATTATAACATCATCAAGTCAGGTATGTGCCTCGACCCCCATTAGAATTTAAAGGGGGTCGTGCCTTCGCAGTAGCTACACCAACGAGCAGCCAATGTTTGAACTGCTCCTTctactgctattttaaaatgctgaccTAAAACACACCTTTTCCATTCGCtttttagtgtgtgtgtttgttttttgttttaacgtGCCTACATGCAGTATGCTTATGATAGTATCATTTCGTAGCTTTGTTGTCCTTCTGCTTGCCTTCTATCTCttattatgtacagtactttCATCAACACTGTATTGTTCTTAAATGTGATTAAATAAAACTGGGGGGCTCTGCCGCCtgttcgctttgcttgccaacctccACTAGCCACGTCGCGGATCTGCTGCTTGCAGATGAGGaggcggatgtacaatttaaacagattgttattttcatgagaattgttacatatgcataatagcattaactattttacattacagtgagtaattaaccatagtagaaaatagtaaaacgtaataaattgaaataaaattatgtttcatgttgcgttaaaggtatttgttgcattatacatttttgttttgtttggttttgaaattaacacgcaattaacactttttaaacttacacttttactgtaaaacttcagtaaaaacaatttcttgaattaacttttcgtcaatatcgcattgaagtttgattccgtgtttggacttaaatCGTGACATTGCACCGTATAACTGCcggtgagtgaatatcatttttctctctaataaataaactgactttttcaaatgtttgtccctgtgattcgTTAATTGTTataacaaaagctattctaactaaaaattgtaaatgttttaatacgaatggcatatcaagatctcctttggtgtctaatgttattcgtgtctttcagaattgactttaaaattctgcttatggtttataaagccttaataatctcgctccatcttatatatcagaatgtctgacaccttatattccaaatcgtaatcttagatcatcaaatgagtgtctccttagaattccaaaagctaaacgtaaaagaagtggtgaggcaggcgaccttctgctgctatgcacctaaaatctggaatagcctgccaataggaattcaccaggctgatacagtagagcagtttaaaacactgctgaaaacacattactttaacatggccttctcataacttcactttaacttaatcctgatactctgtatgttcaattcatcataataactattcatagtggctctaaaatccatactgacccctactctctcttctgtttctttttccgtttttttttgtggtggcggcctgtgccacctccacctactcaaagcttcatgatgctccatcattgatggactgaaagccagaagtctacgtgaccatcatcatcaagtccttccgtgagaaccctaattacaaagaggactgtttcatttatgttaggtagactggggactgggtggtctcgtggtctggaatccctacagattttattttttttctccagccgtctggagtttattttttgttttttctgtcctccctggccatcggaccttactcttattctatgttaattaatgttgactcattttaatttcttactatgtcttttatttttctattcttcattatgtaaagcactttgagctacattttttgtatgaaaatgtgctatataaataaatgttgttttgaaaTATGTACTacgttacctttcttgtcgccggttaaaattttacatgtcagaatttttCGACCAactttgaatacaactaatcttgtcctattgcatagcccattactcatacataaattacgcaatgaCATTGTGTTACATCtgtctttcaacagtaattcgactagactggacagtgttaacggttgtagatattctacataTTGATGTTTTCCGCACCATcactgtttcagcacagtctattaataagcatttaaccaatttgcagtgtaaccgatcgtcaattttcacgttaatttatttgaaatcatcgcttcttggtgctaggattgcccatgtactcatttcttctgttgataaccctttgggataaaattctttaataagatttggacataatacgtcttctttgaTTGGgcacttaaagtgaggaaaaaatataaatttataagagctgagagcacaggaactgtgtctgacaaaagcattcacacgaatgagaggtgagaggactgttgTTGAAAATGGTTGAGGGGACGGCgggacttgacaaaatctcttggcaatagtctcgtctcaagattttcttttaaaatagagaGATTTGTTTGCTTTCTTCACGTACCCTTACTGGCACGAGTATGCAGATTGAGGACCACTGATTTATATTTTAAGGCCTTTCAAATGTTGCATCGAAAAAGCTGGATTGTAAAAACCAAAACTGTGTTATCACGACAAATCGGTTCAACTGGCGGAAAAAAAATTGACATGCAGGTGTTTCTCATGAGCTATGGAGCGTAGTCAGCTCAGTGTGTTTAtgtagtgccctccataatgttccGCCGTGGTGCTGTTGTGCTATGTCACATTATTAAGTATCTTTGCTTTGTAATTCGACTTGGATAAAGGTATCTACCaactaaataataattataataataataatgatgatggctcactgcggtggactggcgccctgcccggggtttgtttcctgttgcTTGGATTGGCTCGTACAGACCCacttgaccctgtagttcggatatagtgggttggataatggatggatggataatggctCAATTGATATTGCAAAAAGCAACTTCGTGCACGCTAGCATTTTAGCAATGAACGCAGCAGCAGTTACTGCCCTGTACGTGCGTGACCTCCTGTCATTGAACAGCAAGCTGTACGATgagcattaaataattaaaaattcaggTTTACTACCACACTTTAAGATGGGGTCAATTTCTAAAGCACGTGCACCGTGCTTTCAACACAAACCACATTTTAAGGTTTCTAAATCTTCTATTTGCGAATGAAGCTTGCCCTAAAAACCTAACGTGTTCTCGAATTGCTCGACTTTATAGACACTATTAAATTACCATCTCCTTTTACGGTTTACTTGGCATGTTGGCAGTGGCATAGCTATGGGGTGGGCGGAGGGGAggtccgccccgggcggcacatttttgggggcggcattattggccaaaaggctcagtacaattcgtgtgtaagcagcagggttcggaaaaatatcagatatgaaaaaagtcaaattctctaaTTTTtcaccacaaatgcttgaaaaataatgttcagactgtccttctgcatcagacactgCAGCTGAAATTTATGaggaaatgacaaaaataaacataacaccgataataatttctaggaagataatcaactaatttacagtttataatttcgtttcgttattaatccgaatgcgttcttgctctgcgcagaaaacatccccacctatcacttgtaccctactttggttctggttttcgtagcgtaattaaactaataattagaacacggcttatcagatcgtctatactatattcttgtctagttgatgcttataaatatattataaataatataaattattgttttttctttatatatgaatgaaTCTATGCAAAATatgtcttaatttttctctatacgtcattttttaattttctgtttaaatagtttatcatactgcggtgggttggcaccctgcccaggattggttcctgccttgtgccctgtgttggctgggattggctccggcagacccccgtgaccctgtattcggattcagcgggttagaaaatggatcgatggatggatagtttatcatattcagatatgttggatgggggcaaattgaagcaccgccccgctcagagcggcacgaactcgagctacgccactgcatgTTGGTGTACTTGCACTTGCTTTATCAACTCTGATCTTATTCTACGATTTATGATCACGCCAGTaaacaaagtttctttttttcGTTTGAAAGTCCTTCCTATTTCACCCAAGAAGTAGAATCGGTCACCACAAAAGTGAGGCTCTTGATCCCCTTCCCCGTGTCTGATTAATTTGATAAATGTGCACTCAAACTCGGTTCTAACGCGAATGCTCAGAGACTACAACCCATTCAGCGCACTGCAGTGCAGTTTCGTGGAGAGTGGCAGCTCGGGATGAACTTCGTTTCTATGGAAACTCcaaacaaaatattcaacatCGCTGCCGCTCCCGGCAATGGCCTTTTCGACTGAACGAAGAACCCAAAAGAAAAGTCCGAAAGGAGAACG comes from Polypterus senegalus isolate Bchr_013 chromosome 14, ASM1683550v1, whole genome shotgun sequence and encodes:
- the neurl2 gene encoding neuralized-like protein 2, which translates into the protein MAAACGQFMEFHQIHGANVKIEKMGTRATRVQSFADGICFSKCPLAPGEIFLVEIEDKELGWCGHLRMGLTSHDPRALEAVPEYSLPDLVSMGQSWIFAITRNHNRVLSEDDGEDLSPSAIHSSKSFFTDAYLHVDNIRIPRDKLVGRSRPGRFSHILDDLYKSNTLPPTARRSRIGVMYVPKGQETADMHIIINGEDMGASAKGIPTKEPLYAVVDVFAATKSVGIIQVEYGFPSLQTLCRQTIQKHIVHRMAIDWLDLPELLKHVCKYE